A portion of the Luxibacter massiliensis genome contains these proteins:
- the rpiB gene encoding ribose 5-phosphate isomerase B — translation MKIGIGNDHSALEMKAEIIEYLEQRGHEVIDYGTNSSESCDYPHYGEIVGRAVADKKVDQGILICGTGLGISLAANKVKGVRAAVCSEPFTARMARMHNNCNILAFGSRVIGVELAKMIVEVWLDTEFELGGRHQRRVDMLDAIEERWNQGSCV, via the coding sequence ATGAAAATAGGGATTGGAAATGACCATTCAGCCTTGGAGATGAAGGCAGAAATTATTGAATATCTTGAACAGAGAGGGCATGAGGTTATCGATTATGGGACGAATTCGTCAGAAAGCTGTGATTACCCACACTATGGTGAGATAGTTGGGCGGGCCGTGGCAGATAAGAAAGTGGACCAGGGGATCCTGATATGCGGGACAGGCCTGGGGATCTCACTGGCGGCTAATAAAGTCAAAGGAGTCCGTGCAGCAGTGTGCAGTGAGCCTTTTACTGCCCGCATGGCCCGTATGCATAATAACTGCAATATACTGGCTTTTGGGTCGCGGGTTATTGGGGTGGAACTGGCGAAAATGATTGTGGAGGTCTGGCTGGATACAGAGTTTGAGCTCGGCGGCCGGCATCAGAGAAGAGTAGATATGCTGGATGCCATTGAGGAGAGATGGAACCAGGGATCTTGTGTTTAA
- a CDS encoding N-acetylmuramoyl-L-alanine amidase, whose amino-acid sequence MPYSIMLDAGHGGRDPGAVYNGRQEKDDALRLTLAVGEILQNNGIDVLYTRTTDIYQTPYEKAMEANNAGVDFFISIHRNSFPTDNVVSGVETLVYNKSGIKLQMAENINEQLEAVGFVNLGVKERPNLVVLKRTKMPAVLVEAGFINSNTDNQLFDNNFDDIAQAIASGILDTLEMDHIIDPPGYRVQVGAFRNPTYANRLLNELLEQDFPASVVDSDGFFRVQVGNYNTLDDATAMEQRLKRAGYSTVLVNR is encoded by the coding sequence ATGCCTTATTCAATCATGTTAGATGCAGGGCACGGCGGCCGTGACCCAGGAGCAGTGTATAACGGCCGCCAGGAGAAGGATGATGCCCTGCGCCTTACGCTGGCCGTTGGGGAAATCCTTCAAAATAATGGTATCGATGTACTGTACACAAGAACTACCGATATCTACCAAACCCCTTATGAAAAAGCGATGGAGGCAAATAACGCAGGAGTTGATTTCTTTATATCTATACACAGGAATTCATTCCCCACAGATAATGTTGTATCCGGGGTCGAAACACTTGTATATAACAAATCTGGAATTAAGCTGCAGATGGCTGAAAATATCAATGAACAGCTGGAGGCCGTAGGTTTCGTCAATCTCGGAGTTAAAGAACGCCCCAACCTGGTCGTGCTCAAGCGCACAAAAATGCCAGCTGTACTGGTCGAAGCCGGTTTTATCAACTCCAATACAGACAACCAGCTTTTTGATAATAATTTTGATGACATTGCCCAGGCTATAGCCTCCGGGATACTAGACACATTAGAGATGGACCATATCATTGACCCGCCTGGGTATAGAGTCCAGGTAGGCGCCTTTAGGAACCCTACTTATGCAAACCGGCTCCTCAATGAACTATTAGAGCAGGATTTCCCGGCATCAGTAGTAGATTCTGATGGCTTTTTCAGAGTGCAGGTAGGAAATTACAATACTCTGGATGATGCCACAGCCATGGAACAGCGGCTAAAACGTGCCGGTTATTCCACTGTGCTTGTAAACCGTTGA
- a CDS encoding PEP/pyruvate-binding domain-containing protein, translating into MENIKQISTGLPGADEIIGCLRPGDNVVWQVDSLEAYFFAAKHFMGQAIQDNRPVIYIHFGNHAPIFKETSTKYTDTDFTVCRIDALSGFESFTSRIYQIISRGSANTIYIFDCLTELQKYWCSDLMTANFFQVICPLLFKRNAISYFALQRGPHTHDTIARIRNVTQLLLNLYAIDGRYYLHSLKVWQRYSPVMFLPHLITEGKAVCITDSARSADLFSRFQANNERLDYWDTCFEKAKSCLNKPLSSQRTAKEQLLNLLIGKDSRIASLCREYFSLSDLIQIEEREIGTGFIGGKAVGMLLARKILEVRNPDFYKEHMEMHDSYYIGSDVFYTYIVQNDAWYLRMRQKAEEGFFTAAPELKDKLLTGHFPENIKEQIMAMLEYFGQSPIIVRSSSLLEDNFGNAFAGKYDSFFCPNQGTPSERYHDFMEAVRKVYASTMSQEALEYRYNRSLSKKDEQMALLVQRVSGDYHGKYFFPHLAGVGNSSNLFVWDKNTDPSKGMLRLVLGMGTRAVDRVNTDYPRIITLDKPERPPLITYGDERKFSQHYVDVINLEANEFQTIPVQEAENLPLKTNPRLFMEPDYELSRYFREAGQKNRKIPAIVSFTRLLRHTDFPALMEHVLAAISQTYDYPVDIEFTCNFDEDENYRINLLQCRPLQTKGLGRTIEFPDRIDQSRVYFSSKGSFMGGNVRLPVNYIIFVKIRPYLELLEHQKYAVAGQIGVLNRILKDRHAILIGPGRWGTTTPTLGVPVRFTDLCNMNAICEVSYENLGLMPELSYGSHFFQDIVESNVFYIALFQSDGQVDFHEDKILSHPNILDRLLSGSSEEEIYSDIIHVSDVSHENLEIYSDIVTQRLICT; encoded by the coding sequence ATGGAGAATATTAAACAAATCAGTACAGGACTTCCGGGTGCAGATGAAATTATCGGCTGCCTCCGCCCCGGGGATAATGTGGTCTGGCAGGTGGACTCTCTAGAAGCATACTTCTTTGCTGCCAAACATTTTATGGGGCAGGCCATACAGGATAACCGGCCAGTTATCTATATCCATTTCGGCAACCATGCCCCAATCTTCAAGGAAACATCCACGAAATATACTGATACTGATTTTACAGTCTGCCGTATAGATGCCCTCAGCGGATTCGAATCCTTTACCAGCCGGATATACCAGATCATTTCCAGGGGAAGCGCCAATACAATCTATATATTTGACTGCCTGACAGAATTACAGAAATACTGGTGTTCTGACTTAATGACAGCTAATTTTTTCCAGGTTATTTGCCCTTTATTATTTAAAAGGAATGCCATATCATACTTTGCGTTACAGAGAGGACCACACACACATGACACGATAGCACGGATACGGAATGTAACACAACTTTTGCTCAACCTGTATGCCATTGACGGCCGGTATTATTTACACTCCCTAAAAGTGTGGCAGCGCTATTCACCTGTCATGTTCCTGCCCCATCTAATAACAGAGGGCAAAGCTGTCTGCATCACTGACAGCGCCAGGTCTGCAGATTTATTCTCCCGGTTCCAGGCCAATAATGAAAGACTGGATTACTGGGATACTTGCTTTGAAAAAGCTAAGTCCTGTCTTAATAAGCCTCTCTCCAGCCAGCGTACTGCCAAAGAACAGCTCCTGAACCTCCTGATTGGAAAAGACTCACGTATCGCTTCTCTTTGCAGAGAATATTTTTCCTTATCTGATTTAATCCAGATTGAAGAACGGGAGATTGGCACAGGCTTTATAGGGGGCAAGGCGGTTGGAATGCTGCTGGCCCGCAAGATACTGGAAGTAAGGAACCCAGATTTTTATAAAGAACATATGGAAATGCATGACTCCTACTATATAGGCTCCGATGTATTCTATACGTATATTGTACAAAATGACGCCTGGTACCTGCGCATGAGGCAGAAAGCTGAAGAAGGTTTCTTTACGGCTGCCCCGGAATTAAAGGATAAACTGCTAACAGGCCACTTTCCTGAGAATATAAAAGAACAGATTATGGCAATGCTGGAATATTTCGGCCAGTCCCCTATTATAGTCCGTTCCAGCTCTCTTTTGGAGGACAACTTCGGCAATGCATTTGCAGGAAAATATGACAGTTTCTTTTGCCCAAACCAGGGTACGCCCAGTGAACGTTATCATGATTTTATGGAGGCTGTCAGAAAAGTATATGCCAGCACTATGAGCCAGGAGGCATTGGAATACCGGTACAACCGCAGCCTTTCTAAAAAGGACGAACAGATGGCCCTTCTTGTCCAGCGGGTGTCCGGCGATTATCACGGAAAATATTTTTTCCCCCACTTGGCCGGTGTGGGAAACTCCTCCAATCTTTTTGTATGGGATAAAAACACAGATCCTTCTAAAGGGATGCTGCGCCTAGTGCTGGGCATGGGAACCCGGGCAGTGGACAGGGTAAACACAGATTATCCAAGAATTATCACTCTCGACAAGCCTGAGAGGCCCCCGCTTATCACCTATGGAGATGAACGTAAATTTTCCCAGCATTATGTAGATGTAATTAACCTAGAGGCAAATGAATTTCAGACCATTCCTGTACAGGAAGCAGAAAACCTCCCTCTTAAGACAAACCCAAGGCTTTTTATGGAACCTGACTATGAACTTTCCAGATATTTCCGGGAGGCCGGCCAGAAGAACCGCAAAATCCCTGCAATTGTCAGCTTTACACGGCTCTTGCGCCATACAGATTTTCCGGCTTTAATGGAACACGTACTGGCCGCAATATCCCAGACCTATGATTACCCAGTGGATATCGAGTTTACTTGTAATTTTGATGAGGACGAGAACTACAGAATTAATCTCCTCCAATGCCGCCCCCTTCAGACAAAGGGACTCGGGAGGACCATTGAATTTCCTGATAGAATTGATCAATCCCGTGTCTACTTTTCGTCCAAAGGGAGTTTTATGGGCGGAAATGTCCGCCTTCCTGTAAACTATATTATCTTTGTAAAAATCAGGCCCTATCTGGAACTTTTAGAACACCAGAAGTATGCTGTCGCAGGACAGATAGGCGTTCTCAACCGTATTCTAAAGGACAGGCACGCTATCCTTATCGGCCCAGGGCGCTGGGGCACCACCACTCCTACCCTGGGCGTGCCTGTCCGCTTCACAGATCTGTGCAACATGAATGCAATCTGTGAAGTTTCTTATGAGAACCTGGGACTGATGCCGGAATTATCCTATGGGAGCCATTTTTTCCAGGATATTGTAGAGTCTAATGTATTTTATATTGCCCTGTTCCAGAGCGATGGACAGGTAGACTTCCACGAGGATAAGATTCTTTCACATCCCAATATACTGGACAGGCTTCTTTCAGGGAGTTCTGAAGAAGAGATTTATTCCGATATCATACATGTGTCCGATGTAAGCCATGAGAACCTGGAAATCTATTCAGATATTGTAACACAGCGCTTAATCTGCACTTGA
- the mtnA gene encoding S-methyl-5-thioribose-1-phosphate isomerase, whose translation MRQNVLDCDTVLLDDENSALVIIDQTKLPGCIEMLSLTGLEETWEAIRLLKVRGAPAIGVAAAIGVYLAVKGAETGSMEEFKKEFQRAKGYLASSRPTALNLFWALDRMEAVVLHNMEQKVYQVKALLRQEALRIRQEDIEVCRSIGEHGLALVKPGSGLLTHCNAGKLAAIKYGTATAPMYLGMERGYGFRIYVDETRPLLQGARLTAFELQEAGMDVTLICDNMAGMVMKKGLVDAVFVGCDRVASNGDTANKIGTSVVAAVAKYYGIPFYVCAPTATIDMSLQSGEEIPIEERGADEITEMWYEKRMAPEGVKAYNPCFDVTDHGLIDGIITEFGVARAPYKESLGRIFDSKTRNQ comes from the coding sequence ATGAGACAGAATGTACTTGACTGTGATACCGTTTTACTGGACGATGAGAACAGTGCTCTGGTAATTATTGACCAGACAAAACTTCCCGGCTGTATTGAGATGCTGTCCTTGACAGGCCTGGAGGAGACATGGGAGGCTATCCGCCTGCTGAAGGTCAGAGGTGCCCCGGCCATCGGCGTGGCGGCAGCCATAGGTGTATATCTGGCTGTGAAGGGCGCGGAGACAGGCAGTATGGAAGAATTTAAAAAGGAATTCCAAAGGGCCAAAGGATACTTGGCATCTTCCCGTCCCACTGCATTGAATTTATTTTGGGCATTGGACCGGATGGAAGCTGTAGTCCTGCATAATATGGAGCAGAAAGTATATCAGGTAAAAGCTCTGCTTCGCCAGGAGGCCTTGCGAATCCGCCAGGAGGATATTGAAGTCTGCAGAAGTATTGGGGAACATGGACTTGCGCTTGTGAAGCCTGGATCTGGACTGCTGACACATTGCAACGCAGGTAAATTGGCAGCCATAAAATATGGCACAGCTACGGCTCCTATGTATCTTGGCATGGAGAGAGGATACGGATTTAGAATCTATGTGGATGAAACCCGCCCTCTCCTACAGGGAGCCAGGCTGACAGCCTTTGAGCTCCAGGAGGCGGGGATGGATGTGACATTAATCTGTGATAACATGGCGGGCATGGTGATGAAAAAGGGGCTGGTAGATGCAGTATTTGTAGGGTGCGACAGGGTTGCTTCCAATGGGGATACTGCAAATAAAATAGGAACGTCCGTGGTTGCTGCAGTGGCAAAGTATTATGGGATACCTTTCTATGTATGTGCTCCTACTGCCACAATTGACATGTCCCTGCAGTCGGGAGAGGAGATTCCTATTGAGGAGCGAGGTGCAGATGAAATCACAGAAATGTGGTATGAGAAGCGGATGGCGCCTGAAGGGGTTAAAGCATATAATCCCTGCTTTGATGTTACAGACCATGGCCTGATAGATGGAATTATAACTGAATTTGGTGTAGCAAGAGCTCCCTATAAAGAGTCCCTGGGCCGGATATTTGACTCTAAAACCCGGAATCAATGA
- the glmM gene encoding phosphoglucosamine mutase — protein sequence MGKYFGTDGFRGEANVVLTVEHAFKVGRYLGWYFGRDHKARIVIGKDTRRSSYMYEYALASGLTASGADAYLLHVTTTPSVSYVVRTEDFDCGIMISASHNPFYDNGIKVINGQGHKMEAEVEEKIEAYIDGDIEELPLAVRENIGRTIDYAAGRNRYIGHLISLATRSFKDMKIGLDCSNGSAFSIAKSVYDALGAKTYVINNEPDGTNINAGCGSTHIETLQNYVRENKLDVGFAYDGDADRCIAVDGQGSVVDGDLILYVCGKYLMEQGRLAGNTIVTTIMSNLGLYKACDRIGMKYEQTAVGDKYVYENMLQNGFVLGGEQSGHIIFSKHARTGDGILTSLMLMEVIMEKKQTLEKLCEEVKIYPQLLKNIRVTDKKTARENAAVKKAVEEVGTALGAEGRILVRESGTEPVIRVMVEASTDELCEKYVDQVIQVIRAEGLEV from the coding sequence ATGGGAAAATATTTTGGAACAGACGGGTTTCGCGGGGAAGCCAATGTAGTATTGACAGTAGAGCACGCTTTTAAGGTGGGTCGTTATCTTGGCTGGTATTTCGGGCGTGACCACAAAGCAAGAATTGTAATTGGGAAAGATACGAGAAGAAGCAGCTATATGTATGAATATGCGCTTGCCTCCGGCCTGACTGCTTCCGGGGCGGATGCGTATCTGCTGCATGTGACCACAACGCCCAGTGTGTCTTACGTGGTGCGTACGGAGGACTTTGACTGCGGCATTATGATATCGGCAAGCCATAACCCATTTTATGACAATGGGATCAAGGTGATTAATGGGCAGGGCCATAAGATGGAAGCAGAAGTGGAGGAGAAAATTGAGGCATATATTGATGGGGATATTGAGGAACTTCCACTGGCTGTCCGGGAGAATATCGGACGTACAATAGATTATGCAGCAGGGAGAAACCGCTATATAGGGCATTTGATTTCATTGGCTACCCGTTCCTTTAAGGATATGAAGATTGGCCTCGACTGTTCCAATGGCAGTGCTTTCAGTATTGCAAAGAGTGTATATGATGCGTTGGGAGCAAAAACATATGTAATTAATAATGAGCCTGACGGGACTAACATTAATGCCGGATGCGGTTCTACCCACATAGAAACTCTCCAAAACTACGTCAGGGAAAATAAGCTGGATGTGGGGTTTGCCTATGATGGGGATGCAGACCGCTGTATTGCTGTAGACGGACAGGGCAGTGTGGTAGACGGAGACCTGATACTTTATGTGTGTGGAAAATATCTGATGGAACAGGGAAGGCTGGCTGGAAATACGATTGTCACAACAATTATGTCTAACCTTGGATTATACAAGGCATGTGACAGAATCGGCATGAAATATGAACAGACGGCAGTAGGCGATAAGTATGTGTATGAAAATATGCTGCAGAATGGATTTGTTTTAGGGGGAGAGCAGTCAGGGCATATTATTTTCAGCAAACATGCAAGGACTGGCGACGGTATCCTCACCTCCCTGATGCTTATGGAAGTCATTATGGAGAAGAAGCAGACATTGGAGAAATTATGTGAGGAGGTCAAGATTTATCCTCAGCTTCTTAAAAACATCCGTGTTACAGACAAAAAGACAGCAAGAGAAAATGCTGCAGTAAAAAAAGCAGTGGAAGAAGTGGGGACAGCACTTGGGGCAGAGGGAAGGATTCTTGTGCGTGAAAGTGGCACGGAGCCTGTTATTCGTGTAATGGTGGAGGCATCCACAGATGAGTTATGTGAGAAATATGTGGATCAGGTAATTCAGGTAATACGTGCAGAGGGATTGGAAGTATAA
- a CDS encoding NAD(P)/FAD-dependent oxidoreductase, which yields MNQYDVIIIGAGPSGIFCAYELKRRRPDLKVLMVEKGRSIEDRQCPKRKTKVCVGCQPCSITTGFAGAGAFSDGKLSLSPDVGGTLPEILGYEKATELIHEADSIYLKFGADTKIYGIEDQQAITDIRTKAIQANLKLIECPIRHLGTEEGYKIYTRLQQHLLKEGVEILFKTMVSDIIIEDNAAKGIVTDKGEKFYAQEIVSGVGREGSEWFAHICREYNIETRNGTVDVGVRVEVRDEIMKELNEKLYEAKLVYYTPTFDDKVRVFCTNPSGEVATEYYENGLAVVNGHAYKSKDMKTNNTNFALLVSKNFTEPFKSPIEYGKHIAQLGNMLCGGRILLQRYGDFRRGRRTTKERLLRNNITPTLKDAVPGDLSLVFPHRIMVAIDEMIKALDKVTPGIASDETLLYGVEVKFYSNKVIVNESFETSVKGLRAMGDGASVTRGLQQASANGLCVARAILEKNVVS from the coding sequence ATGAATCAGTATGATGTAATTATTATTGGGGCAGGGCCCTCCGGGATTTTCTGCGCATATGAATTAAAGCGCAGGAGGCCGGATTTAAAAGTGCTGATGGTAGAAAAAGGGCGCAGTATTGAGGATAGACAGTGCCCAAAGAGAAAGACAAAGGTATGTGTAGGCTGTCAGCCGTGCTCAATTACTACGGGATTTGCGGGGGCGGGGGCCTTTTCCGACGGAAAGTTATCCTTGTCCCCGGACGTGGGCGGCACCCTTCCCGAGATTCTGGGTTATGAAAAGGCCACAGAGTTAATCCATGAGGCGGACAGTATTTATCTTAAATTTGGGGCAGATACAAAGATATATGGAATCGAGGACCAGCAGGCTATTACGGACATCCGTACAAAGGCAATCCAGGCCAACCTAAAGCTCATCGAATGCCCAATCCGCCATTTGGGAACTGAAGAGGGGTATAAGATTTATACCCGCCTCCAACAGCATTTACTTAAGGAAGGTGTGGAGATCCTTTTTAAGACAATGGTGTCAGATATTATCATCGAGGATAATGCGGCTAAGGGGATTGTAACAGATAAAGGCGAGAAGTTTTATGCCCAGGAGATTGTCTCAGGCGTGGGACGGGAGGGATCCGAATGGTTTGCCCATATTTGCAGGGAATATAACATTGAGACTAGGAATGGGACTGTAGATGTAGGTGTGCGTGTGGAAGTCCGGGATGAAATTATGAAGGAGCTCAATGAGAAGCTATACGAGGCCAAACTGGTATATTATACGCCTACTTTTGACGATAAAGTCCGGGTATTCTGTACCAACCCGTCAGGTGAGGTTGCTACAGAGTACTATGAGAATGGCCTTGCTGTTGTGAATGGACATGCCTATAAGTCAAAGGATATGAAAACAAATAATACAAATTTTGCGCTTCTGGTTTCAAAGAATTTTACGGAACCCTTTAAGTCGCCAATTGAATATGGCAAGCATATTGCACAGCTGGGGAATATGCTCTGCGGGGGCAGGATACTGCTCCAAAGATACGGAGATTTCAGGCGGGGGCGCCGCACCACGAAAGAACGCCTTCTCAGGAACAATATTACGCCTACATTAAAGGATGCTGTCCCAGGTGATCTTTCACTTGTATTCCCTCACCGGATTATGGTTGCCATTGATGAGATGATCAAAGCGCTTGACAAAGTGACTCCGGGCATCGCCAGCGACGAGACATTACTGTATGGCGTGGAGGTGAAATTTTACTCAAATAAAGTCATTGTAAATGAGTCTTTTGAGACAAGCGTTAAAGGACTGCGGGCCATGGGGGACGGGGCGTCTGTCACCAGGGGGCTGCAGCAGGCGTCGGCCAACGGATTGTGCGTGGCAAGGGCCATTCTGGAAAAAAATGTTGTATCCTGA
- a CDS encoding HAD family hydrolase, which translates to MIKLVASDLDGTLLQGGAQALTPHAIDLIHRLTQKGIIFVSASGRQYDNQRLVFEKIKDEISYIAENGSICVHQGKVISRATIDDRLASRIVSEIKKQKHFEIVISREDSCFIEDNDPAFVDHIVNVMKNTTQVVKDVSTVSGPILKIAICNMNDGPHIMDKYLKYLQNMFGNEIKIVTSGNIWIDFIAPGANKGTALENMMKLFHVTPKECMAFGDQYNDVEMLQLVGTSYAMSNAAPGISYYSTYVTDSVEDVLEDLLSELD; encoded by the coding sequence ATGATAAAGTTAGTAGCCAGCGACCTGGATGGTACATTACTGCAGGGAGGCGCCCAGGCCCTTACCCCTCATGCCATCGACCTTATTCACCGGCTTACTCAAAAAGGCATCATTTTCGTTTCCGCCAGCGGACGGCAATATGACAACCAGCGGCTGGTATTTGAAAAAATTAAGGATGAGATTTCATATATAGCTGAAAATGGTTCTATTTGTGTACATCAGGGCAAAGTAATTTCAAGAGCCACAATCGATGATAGGCTTGCCTCAAGAATCGTTTCAGAAATCAAGAAACAGAAGCATTTTGAAATTGTTATATCCAGGGAGGATTCCTGTTTTATTGAGGACAATGACCCAGCATTTGTGGATCATATTGTCAATGTCATGAAGAATACGACCCAGGTCGTAAAAGATGTCTCCACTGTCAGCGGCCCGATTTTGAAAATTGCCATCTGCAATATGAACGACGGCCCACATATCATGGATAAGTATCTCAAGTATTTGCAAAATATGTTCGGCAATGAAATCAAGATTGTGACCTCTGGGAATATCTGGATAGACTTTATCGCCCCAGGCGCCAACAAAGGGACCGCCCTTGAAAATATGATGAAGCTTTTCCATGTTACGCCCAAAGAATGTATGGCTTTTGGGGATCAGTATAATGATGTGGAAATGCTGCAGCTTGTTGGGACTAGCTACGCAATGTCCAATGCGGCTCCCGGTATTTCCTACTATTCTACTTATGTGACAGATTCTGTGGAAGATGTGCTTGAAGATTTATTAAGCGAACTCGATTAA
- a CDS encoding DeoR/GlpR family DNA-binding transcription regulator, translated as MEERRRKILQELEEKGKVRVNELSAELGCSEVTIRNDIKCMERAGLLIRTHGGALKIEENPQKKYSAESIYRNTDQKRAIAACAYEHIEDRDTIIIDDSSTGFYLALHIKQHPEKRIAVVTNSLMSGNELADLKHVDLYMVGGPVGGYLAATMGEEAAEDIQRFHVDKAFIGVHGINFDAGVTSISHPQMQIKQAVIKVADKVYVLADSSKFGGGYLSVICPLDRIHTIITDSQVNKEYIGRAEEEHIPLIIA; from the coding sequence ATGGAAGAACGCAGAAGAAAAATATTACAGGAACTGGAGGAAAAAGGGAAGGTTCGTGTGAATGAATTAAGTGCAGAGCTGGGCTGTTCTGAAGTGACAATCCGGAATGATATCAAATGCATGGAACGGGCAGGACTTCTGATTAGAACACATGGAGGTGCCCTTAAGATAGAAGAAAACCCTCAAAAAAAATATTCTGCAGAGAGTATTTACCGGAATACAGATCAAAAGAGAGCGATTGCAGCCTGTGCATACGAACATATTGAGGATAGAGATACGATTATTATAGATGACTCTTCCACAGGATTTTATCTTGCGCTCCATATTAAGCAGCATCCTGAGAAGAGGATAGCCGTTGTGACAAACTCCCTGATGTCTGGCAATGAGCTTGCAGATTTGAAGCATGTAGATTTATATATGGTGGGCGGTCCAGTGGGGGGATACCTAGCCGCCACGATGGGAGAAGAGGCTGCTGAGGATATTCAGAGGTTCCATGTAGACAAGGCATTTATCGGCGTCCATGGAATTAATTTTGATGCCGGGGTGACATCCATCTCCCATCCACAGATGCAGATTAAGCAGGCAGTCATAAAAGTGGCGGATAAGGTGTATGTGCTGGCAGACAGCAGTAAATTTGGAGGAGGGTATCTGTCAGTTATATGCCCTCTTGATAGGATCCATACAATTATTACTGACAGCCAGGTGAATAAGGAATATATCGGCCGGGCAGAGGAGGAACATATCCCTCTTATTATTGCATAG
- a CDS encoding aldehyde dehydrogenase — protein sequence MADTKTLVQNQRGYFMQNHTKSINFRRKQLLLLKRALHHYEKDILQALHKDLNKAPFEAYATELGIVKEELSFMLRYLRKLSRPIKAKVSVSQFPASSYILKEPYGVVLIMSPWNYPFQLTLVPLIGAIAAGNCAVVKPSAYSPHTSKIIARLLHSIYPEDYVSVILGGRKANTSLLEQKFDYIFFTGGTEVGKAVMSAAARHLTPVTLELGGKSPCIVDDTANLKLAAKRIAWGKFLNAGQTCVAPDYVLVHSSIKQEFIDLLWKYVRSFYGTHPQNNPEYPRVITQKHYDRLMSLIAEEDDIRYGGNSNPDTRQIEPTLIHNAGWDSAAMREEIFGPLLPIIAYTDLEDSIYKIKERPKPLALYLFTQSDKVRSKILRQISFGGGCINDTVIHLASSSLPFGGVGASGMGSYHGAESFRTFSHQKSIVDKRTSIDIPLRYPPYHDKLKWLKLMLR from the coding sequence ATGGCTGATACAAAAACTCTCGTGCAAAACCAGCGCGGCTATTTTATGCAGAATCATACAAAATCTATTAATTTCCGCCGGAAACAGCTTTTACTGTTAAAAAGAGCACTGCATCATTACGAAAAGGATATACTACAGGCACTCCATAAAGATTTGAATAAGGCTCCCTTTGAAGCCTATGCTACGGAATTAGGTATTGTAAAGGAAGAGCTGTCCTTTATGCTGAGATATTTACGAAAGCTCTCCCGCCCCATAAAAGCGAAAGTTTCCGTCTCCCAATTCCCGGCCAGCTCCTATATCCTAAAGGAACCTTACGGAGTCGTACTAATTATGTCCCCTTGGAATTATCCGTTCCAACTGACACTGGTTCCGCTGATTGGCGCCATAGCTGCTGGCAACTGTGCAGTTGTCAAGCCTTCCGCCTACTCCCCTCATACCTCAAAAATAATAGCCAGGCTGCTCCACAGTATTTATCCTGAAGATTATGTAAGTGTAATTTTAGGCGGGCGCAAGGCGAATACGTCCCTGCTGGAGCAAAAATTTGATTATATCTTTTTTACTGGAGGGACTGAGGTTGGAAAAGCGGTCATGAGTGCCGCGGCACGCCACCTCACCCCTGTGACACTTGAACTGGGAGGTAAAAGTCCCTGCATTGTGGATGATACAGCCAACTTAAAACTGGCGGCTAAAAGGATTGCATGGGGAAAGTTCCTCAATGCAGGACAGACTTGTGTGGCACCCGACTATGTGCTGGTCCACTCCAGCATAAAGCAGGAATTTATTGATTTGCTCTGGAAATATGTGCGCAGTTTCTATGGAACCCATCCACAGAATAATCCCGAGTATCCCAGAGTAATCACCCAAAAGCACTATGACCGGCTTATGTCGTTAATAGCAGAAGAGGACGATATCCGTTATGGTGGGAATTCTAACCCTGACACCCGGCAGATCGAGCCGACACTGATCCATAACGCTGGCTGGGATAGCGCTGCCATGAGGGAAGAGATTTTTGGCCCTCTTCTTCCGATTATCGCATATACAGATTTGGAGGATAGTATTTATAAAATAAAAGAACGCCCCAAACCATTGGCTCTCTATCTTTTTACTCAATCGGACAAGGTGCGAAGTAAAATTCTCCGCCAAATATCTTTTGGCGGCGGCTGTATCAACGATACTGTCATCCACCTTGCCTCCTCCTCCCTCCCATTCGGAGGGGTGGGCGCCAGTGGAATGGGCAGCTACCACGGAGCAGAAAGTTTCCGCACTTTCTCACACCAGAAGAGTATCGTAGATAAAAGAACATCCATTGATATCCCCCTCCGGTACCCCCCTTATCATGACAAGCTCAAATGGCTTAAGCTTATGCTTCGATGA